Part of the Vigna unguiculata cultivar IT97K-499-35 chromosome 3, ASM411807v1, whole genome shotgun sequence genome, TTACCTGGGTCTGATCTGCACAAGGGCGAAGCCCTTGCACGTTTCCCGAACAAGCTTTTGTATGACCCTCATGGTTTCTTCCCTTCGGACTTCAAAGAAGGAGTTGAGACGCTGCGTGGAGAGGACATCGATGGTGATGATGCGGCGAAGGTTGCGCCAGTGGTCGCCGTAGGGGGAGGACCCCATGCTGGTGTAGTTGTAGAAGAGGTACTTGCCGGTGAGTAACCGGGGCCGGTTGGCGAGAACGGTGTCGTATTTGGTGAAACATTCTTGAACCAAGGTTGGGGAGGTGATGACCACCACAAAGCGTGAACCGAACCAGAGAGAGAAGATGGGGCCATACTTTTCCGATAGGCTGAGCAGAGAGCGGTGGAGCGGTGGCTTGATAAGGTGGAGGTTGCCGATTATGGGAAGTGTTGGTGGATGTGGTGGAAGGTTTTTTAGCCTTCTTTGTAAAAGAAACTTGAATGTGAAAGTGGAAGCAAGAAAAAGGAGTGCGTAATAAACCAAAGGAACCATGGCGGAATACTTTTACCTATTGCTAGGATTATGAGTTTGGACATGGATTTATAGCATAATTCaacttataattgaatttaactCTTCTTTAGATTTGTAATAGGTGAGAAAAAAACGGTGAGATGAGTTTTTCTCTTTATCATTTACCGTTTTTcaagataaatttttaatagaacTACCATACAATATTCCCATAATAAAATAACTCCGATAAGTTAGTACATTAACAtgagaatgttttttttaatgtaatcaaGATTGGATTATGATATGAGGCCGTCTTTAGAATATATTTATGACACTATTTTGTATAACCATGACAAGAGTAGGGTTAGGTACCGTTTAGCATGTACTAATTTTAGTATTAAATAATGAACAGAAAGGAAGAGAGTAGGTAGGTGCATCTTTCACTTGTGTTTGTTTTCATATAGAAAAGGGAAGAGTGGATGAAGACAATTGCTCTCTGATGCTTTTTAGTATAACTAGAAATATATGTGTCTATCAAAATTATCACAGATTTgtgtcttttatttaaaatgattggGATGTGTTTGTCATTTTCTCATATATTTAAGTAAGTTGTTTTCTGATTTCACGTGGAAAAGTGACGAGGTATATTTCCTTCACCAGGATAAAAGAGAAGAGTTCAAGAATTTAAGTTTAAAGTTTCTTATAAATCTCTcgaattaataattaaaaaaaaagaaaaaaatattaaatatcaaattagtTCGAaactattttacaaattaaaaatgatttattttttaaataaactctaCTATCACTAAATAGTCCCAAAACCCCCTCGATGGGAATTTGTCTCACGTTATATGTATTGCCACAAAAATTTGTCACATGTGAAAAATATACATCCATCACAAAATTCTTGAAAACAAATAGTGGTAAATCTCAAGGATACTTCTCACCTATTATACAATACTTCAATTCCAATTTGTAATCTTATCTTTAATATTTGGATCATtattcttagttttttttttgttgtcttcttaataacttttttatttaaaattactttttttatagtgaatttatgtttttttatagaaaaatgacaaaattctAAGTTAAAATAGAACTAAGACTCTTGTTTAAGCGAGTATTTACCGAGAATAAACCTGACAATTTGACTTAGTCTATAGGGTTTGGTCCTGACTCACATAGGTTGGGCAAAAAAAGTTCACAAGATCAACATGTCTCTCATTAAAAAAGCTTGTAGGGCAAAAAAGTCCACAAAGATATGTGGATTAGGACCAATCCATGGGATttctttttaaacataaaaaatgttcattttattaaaatatattattaagcCTTTGGTTTAGGTTGGCCTTTCTCAACATTTAGAAAAAACAGCAAGGGTCGATCTTCAACCTATGCTAGTCCATCTCGATCTTCGGCTCATGCCAACTGACCTCGCACTTCAGCTCGAGTCCACCCAAGTTGACCTTCGACCTGAGTCTAGTTGACCAGTTTTGACCTTTGACCTAGGTCACACTAGTCTCGACCCTCTGCCCGGGTTGGTCCGTCTCCACCATCAACCCAAATTGACCCATCTCTACATTTAGTGTTCTATCTCGCTAATGATTCTTCCTTATAGATCCATTCATGGTGTCAAAGTCAAGTTAGTCTTGGTGATTGACTCATATGAGTATAGTGTGGTCCCCTTTACCGAAAGTCTTCTTGATAAAGGGTTCAGGTAAGCATTTCTACCTAACAAAGAGTTCAAGTAAGCGTGTCCCACAATGATATAAAAGAGGTACTCACAGATAGGAATGTTTATGCTCATTGCATCGTCTTAAGATTGTTCATGAGATCTTCTCTTTAggtaattgtaataatttttcacatattttgtCATGTAAAATACTCATTTAGTCGTCCCTATAGACTTATAAGGGGTATTAAAGACAAGTTAGTCCTGGTGATCAACTTATATGAGTACAATGTGTTCCCTTGTACCGCAAGTCTTCCTGACAAAGGTTAAGGTAAGTGTAGggatcttaaaaaaatttgtacccgCAGGTAGAAAATGGATATGGTAAATGAATATCCACGAGTAACGAGTATGAGTATTTTATTTACtcgtgtaacatccctactcgcatgttaacggggtggGTACgtgtatcatagtatctgtatcTGTGGATAGTCGTACCtgttatactctaatttaaattaaaaaaaggttaaaaaaaacacgattaaaacattaacacattgattttgaatgagttattttttatcaattggttttgaAAAATCCTTATTTCTTTGTatattgtcattcaacactatttaaataggttatttgcactttgtatgaaatttatgaatattatacattgtatttttatttgaatttatggttaaaatatgttgttaaatattaaaattttcttttgtaaatactcgCGGGTACATATGGATAttcgtggatattaaaaaaatatgtgagtACCCACATAACAGATACCCGCATATATATTGGTACAAGTACGAGACAAATATtttgttagaattaattttattatgtgactcatttgaaatattataatggcccaattgtgatttaataaaattaaatgaccTATTGGTTAATATTGGTTATTATGAGAAGtgataataagataaaataaaaaccaacttgattgACATTGGTTTATGAAAGGGATTGTGGTTCtatctctggccataaggttcttttcacaataatccatcaagaacgtgtaagaagaaaaagaaagacaaagagatagattggaaaaTTGTGGTTGGAGAGCGCACAAATTACAAATTGAAGAACACATATTCATAGGATCTAttatggatcaaggttagtgctttattatcttttattgtgtgagaatcttaaatcttaaagatccttaattgttttacatgtggtatcagagcatgtgttgtaggatttatgattctcctatgATGTTTCTCCTTTTATGATATTTGTTCCCAAATTAAGAAAAACCCTTGTTATGAATGAATTTAGAGATTTTTTGGAATTTATGTTTTTCCCAATAtttatgaaccctaattaaagGTTTTAAGgggttttatgttttttgctgCTTTAGAAATTGAATGCGAATACCATTATTGGAAGATGGGAATCAAATTTCGTTGCATGAAATTGCATTCGTTGTGCTTCAATAATCTTATTTCAAATTGATTATTGATCCATTGTTATACAATTTTCTTATGAATGGGGTGCAATTGCAACATATATGGGTTAATTGATGTTCATTTTTATAAGACATTTCAGGATCGTCCAAAAgttgattaattgttctcataattaatgagcatgattgtagataattttgtatgcgtcactagttttatttatatacccaaagatagtaggtgattctagtttatgcatattttaattatcaataatgttataatatgattagcatcattatgtttatgtttgtgtattagtTGATCTCCTaaaggagaacattagtatgcatagaatgGTTGTTTATGTTTGAATATGTAtttacgtttagttttatgactcaaagcattaatgttagacatgtgttaattgcagtcTTTGTTCCGTATCTTTACACTCGCACACTACATTTGTCCTagtctttaatgggttgaatttccTTGACTGGAGTGAacaagtccaatttcacttaggtgCGTTGGATCTTGATTTGgcttttcaagttgaaaagTCGGTTGCTATCACAGATGCCAatagcaatgaagagaaagccCATTACAAAGCTTGGGAAAGGTCAAACagacttagcttaatgtttatgagaatgagcatagcaaGCAATATTAAGTTAGCTCTTCATAAAATCGATAacgcaaaagaatttatgaaatttgttgaAGAGCGCTcctaaaatattgataaatctCTCGCTGGGACATTAACGACTACGTTGACCACCATGAAGTTTGACGGTTCGTGTActatgcatgagcatgtgatcgagatTTCAAATATCACAGCAAGACTTAAGTCTCTAGGAATGGcagtggatgaaggttttctcgtgTAGTTCATTATGAACTCATTACCATTTGGGTATGGTCCATTCCAAATGAACTACAACACCATAAAATAGAAGTGGAACGTGCATGAATTGCACAGTATGCTAGTTCAGGAGGAGACCCGACTAAAGAACTTAGGAAACCACTCTATTCAGTATGTGAAGAATTAAGGAGTTGCtagaaagaaaaattactaaaaaacaaGGAAAGGGTAAAGGAACACTGAAGATTGACGGGTGCTCAGccaaaatccagaagaaaaatgacaaatgtcatttctgcgAGAAGTTtggacatttccagaaggactgcataaagcgtagagcttggttcgaaaagaaaggtgagcataatgcttacatatgttttgaatcaaacttaactgaagttccccataatacgtggtggattaattctggatgtacgactcatgtttctaatgtgatgtaGGGATTTATTTCAACCTGAACCATAAACCTAAATGAGAAATTTGTCTTCATGgacaataaagagaaagttccagTGGAAACCGTCGGGACTTATCAGCTAATCCTCGACATTagatatcacttagaccttatggatgctttttatgtacctagtatcactatgaatttaatttctttgtctaagcttgatATTGCTTGATACTCTTTTAAGTTTGGAaatggttgtttcagtttgtttaagcgtaCTTTTACGTTTGGATCTAATACACTTTATgatgttttatataaattgaatttggataatttatatgttgaaactATTATGACCTTGCATCACAATATTGACACTAAACATAGTTTAGTGGATGAACAATCTGCTTACTTGCGGCATAACGTTtggacatatttccaaagaaagaatgcaaataTTAGTAAATAATGAAATCCTAACGGATTTGAATGTTATtgatctgaatgtgtgtgtggattgtattaaagacaaacaaaaaaaaaacacaaagaaagaagccacgagaagcactctacttcttgaaatcatacacatCGATATATGTGGTATGTTTtatgtaaattctttcaatacagagaagtacttcatcacctttaATGAGATTTTTCGCATTATGGACATGTCTATCTACTACATGAGAAATCTCAATCAGTGAATGCCTTAGAAGTTTATATAATTAAGTGGAAAGACAATTAGACAGAAATGTGAAAATCGTAAGGTTTGATAAaggtggtgagtattatggaagatatgatgaaagtggacaacaccTTGGGCCGTTAATGTTAGGCACGCCACAACaaatggtgtatcagaaaggcgtaatcgaaccttaatggatatggttaggggtatgttaagtaattcatgtttacctgTATCATTGTGGATATCTTCTTTAAAGACTGTCATGTATTTGTTGAATAGGGTTCCTAGTAAAGTTGTTCAAAAGACTCATTTTAAGTTGTGGACTAGTAGGAAACCCAATTTGAGACACTTGCATGTTTGGGGTTGTCAAATagaagtaagaatatacaatccgcaagaaaagaaactggatgaaagaacaatTAGTGAAcatttcattggttatctagaaaAATCAAAAGAGTATATGTTTTATTGTCCTACCCATAGTACAAGAATCGTTGAAACTAAAAATGTTCGGTTCATTAAGAATGGTGAAACTagtgggagtgaagcttcacgaaatatggagattaaggaagttagagtacaagttcTTGTAGCTAGTACTTCTTCATCAAGAGTTGTTGTTccacatgttgtagaaactcacaacaatcaagaagaacaacaaattaatgatcctGAGGTTAACAATGAACTGatagtagaacaaccacaagaaatagtattaagaagatctcacagaAATAGAAAGAATGActatgtggtttatctacaagagttagaaaatgacttaagtattgataatgatcTAGTTTCATTTTTagaagccattaatggtgataattctaATAAGTGGTTAGATGTcatgaaagatgagcttaaatcaatggcacataATGACGTATGGGACATTGAGGAATTGCAAGAAGGATGCAAGAaagttgggtgtaaatgggtctttaagactaagagtgactctcaaggcaatatCCAACCATACAAGGTCTGACTTattgccaaaggttttactcagaaagATGACATTAACTataaagaaacattttttcctgtttctaagaaagattcttttagaattatcatggcattagtagctcattatgatcttgagttaCATCAAATGAATGTTAAAAATGCTTTTCTAAATAGGGATTTAGAAGATGATGTTTATATGGACAAACCGGTTGGGTTCACTAAAGAAGGAAAGGAACACAAGGTGTGTAAACTATTAAGAGATTAATATATGGACTTAAGCAAGATTCTCTGCAATGGTATCTTAAGATCAATTATACTACTGTGTCatttggatttaaggaaaacactATTGATCGGTGTATATATCTAAAGGTCAGTGgaagtaagtttatatttttgattttgtatgttgatgatatcttgcttgcaactaatgatcttggtctattaagtgagactaagaggtttctctctaataactttcaaatgaaagatatgggtgagacatactatgtgataggaatagaaaATTTCATGATAGATCACAAGGACTGTTAAGTTTGTCTTAGAacgcatatattaataaagttttagagagattcaaaatggataattttTCAATACCTCTCAttccaatacagaaaggagacaagtttagtctcatgcaatgtccaaagaatgatttggaacagaaacagatggaaaatatcccttatgcctctgttgttgggagtttgatgcATCCTCAAACATGTACAAGGCTAGATGTTAGCTTTGCAattggtatgcttggtagatactAGAGTAATCCAGGACTAGAGCATTggaaaacaacaaagaaaattttaagatacatataaggaacaaagaatcaatgcttacttatagaaaatctgatcatcttgaggtgataggttatacagattCAGACTTTGTCAACtgtgtggatacaagaaagtctacatttggttatgtgCATCTTTTAGCTAGAGgagcgatttcatggaaaagtgtGAGGTAGTCTGTCATTGCTGCATCCACTATGGAAactgaatttgtggcatgctttaAGGCTATAgttcaggctaattggttgtggaactttatttcaggacttAGAGTAGTCGATAATATTTCCAAGCCgttgaaaatttattgtgataattctaCAACaatctttttttctaaaaatgacaagtattcCAAAGGTGCTAAGcatatggagttgaaatactttTCCATTAAGGAAGATGTTCAGAAATGTAgagtgtcaatagaacatattagcacagaTCTTATGATTGTTGACCCTTTGACAAAAGGGTTACCATCTAAATTGTATGTTGGCCATGTACAAAATATGGGCATTATGTCAactagtgaatgttaaatgttgaatgttaatgttattaatgcTTATGTGACACTCTAAGCTCTCTAATGTATAAGTTTCtgaaatctgtgttttcttctttatgtttatgcatgcaattatgatgaagaaaacaaattatgttatgttattatttttgaaaaatgacattatgtttgaacccattatggACTTCTCATTTTAAGGTCATATTAAAGATAAAGGAATGATACAAtagtacatggaagggatcatgtcgACCGAATGATGTGTGACCGTCATgactattaaaatttttatatctttaattatgaataatgatgaaACCAATTTATGTAAGGTCTTTTAATGCATGTTaggtttatgtattaaatcacataatgttatgacatcatatgagtTGAGTGGGAGAacgttagaattaattgacgaattaattctattatgtgactcatttgaaatattatgatgaacccaattgtgatttaataaaatttaagaacctATCAGTTATTATTGGTTATAATTATgagaaatgataataaaataaaataaaaaccaacttgatggatgttggtttataaaagggaTTGAGGTTCTGTCTCTgaccataaggttcttttcataGTAACTCATtaagaacgtgtgagaagagaaaagaaagacaGAGAGATAGATTGAAAAAACGGTGGTTGGAGAGCACACAAATTACAAATTGAAGAATGTATACTCACAAGATCTCTTATGGAttaaggttagtgctctattatgttttatgatGTGAGAATcttaaatcttaaagatccttaattgttttacatatttatctagcgggtagggtacgagaGAGTACTGTATTTGtttcgttgacatccctagataATGTATGTACCGAAAATCTTCCTGGCATAAGGTTTAAATAAATGTGTCTCATCAAAATACTTCTACATGTAAGATTGTTCATGAGATCTTCTCTCAAgcaaattgtaattatttttcacatattttgtCATGTAATTAAATACTTAGTTGCCATGCAGTAGACAAGAATGTGACTAGTTGCAATGCAATAGACAGTGACTATCACTCATGTTATTATGTGGTGCATTAGATGGAAATTATAACCATAGGCTATGTGACAACTCTTTTGTTACAAGTTTGTAACTCTACTTGAATTTAAGTTTACGTTTAACTTCATTTGTAGAAACTTTGTAAACACTTGGAGATCCCCGTACCATTTCCTCCTAAAAAAGCGACAAAATATATGTCAACAAATGGAAATACAATTTATAGAACTTGAAAATATctgtatttctttttaaatattgttataaagtaccatcttttatttataattcatgTTTAAAGTCATCAGTCCCAATAAGAAGGGATGTTGAAAATCCAAACTTTCAACTACAATCTTATTaacattgattttaaaattgatattaaaagaTGCATAGAACTATGTTAGATGAGTTTTCTTTAACAATGTATTTAATAACTAACCAATTCAATAGCATATTTTAAATGACTCAAATAGTTAGgctttaatgaaataattattaaatgatgAACATCGTAtttaaatattacttaaatatcATATATCTTGTACTTGAGttgcaatttaatattttgaatattattataatatatttatacgTAAATAATTATGGATTTTATCACATATTTCCCAATATATTTCCAAAAGAAGTTATaacatatacataaattaaacattggttttataatattaatgataatacaCGCAGTGGCAGATGTTAGTTGTGCTCTACGGACCATGGCCCCCTTAAATATAGTTATAATCAAtttcattctttcttctcttattttttatcagttcttttctattttttaagataaaaaattaatacttcctcttaatagtgaaatattagtttaatgttttatatttttttcatctcataaattttttgtatacattctttttatgaatatagatgaaaaatttatgaattatatgtttttttataaccattttttaattataattacttgattatcatatacttttcttttagtaattattttctcaattttttattagattttgataaattatttttttgtcttaattttattaaatagatatactgatgaagaataaaataatacattatttttagagatgataaatgaaaatgaaagcaTTATTTAGTTATTCACATATTTTCATAAACACGTTACTAAGGATCCAATTGGTAAATCAATTGGAACCTTTCTTACGATTCAAAGAATTACAAATtgaaagtttcatattaattctttagaattaatttcaaaaaaatgtttttcaatttgtaaatataaaataaaattagaaaaacttatttaaaataaattttatatcaaatacaATATCAAAACTATTACTTTTATAAACCGCACACGAATTGTTAGGGCATGAAGTTGaatattgattttatatatatatatatatatatatatatatatgcaaaatgatttttgagtgaGAAGAAAAATTGTGTAGTTTAATTCTTTATAAAAGacatataaaatcaattataaatatctcACTTTTTTTATCGCTTAAAATATAACGTAAGTGATCTTTTAACTTcgataatatttatattggatctcaaactaatatataatgtaagagagaaaaaaataaaacttaaattaaaatataaaactaaattctTATTTCagaattaattattgatataaaACTCTAGTATATATGATCACAAAATAATGCAAAAATTACatctaaatatgtttttataaaattactatttttcattttattcttgGAAACTAAAAAGCTTAAAGAAATGAATCCACAAGCTTGTTGGTGAGTGGGCGTGCTTTACACATGGCCTTTAATGGGATTAACCTGGACAAAGTGAACCCACTTTCCTCTCTCATATCGAGTTCTCTGTCACCAACTAGTTTCCAATCGAAGCACTGAATCAATAATCCCAAAGTCAAGCAGAGTGCACGCATAGCCAAGCCTCCTCCTGGACAAGCCCTTCTTCCCAACCCGAACGCAATTAGCTTCTCCAACTCACCTTCGTTTTCAAATCTTTCAGGCTTGAAACTTGTGGCTTCACGCCACACTTCAGGGTCCCTGTGAATGGACCAAGCATTTATCAGCACTATAGAGTCTCGTGGAACTTTGAATCCCCCAATAATGCACTCTTCTGAGGATGAGTGCGGCAACAACAATGGGGCAGGTGTATACAACCGAAGTGTCTCAAAGATGATGTTTTTAAGGTAAGGTAGTTTCGATAAGTCAGACTCCTCCAACAAACACTCTTGTCCCACATGTGTGTCCAATTCATCCCTTGCCCTCTGCAACACCTCTGGATGCTTCAGCACACAAGATAATGCCCACTCTAAAGTTACAGCTGATGAATCAGTTCCAGCAACCAGCATGCCCTATAAGTTCAAAAGGCCTTAAAATTACATAGAATAGagtaaaacaaaagaaaaacagtaTGAAACAGAGAAAACTTTTACCAAGGCAAGGCCTTTGATGATTTGGTCAGTGTAATAATCAGGTTGCGATTCCTGCAAACTCAGGAGATGATCCACCATGGTAGTTGCACTTTGCTTCTTGCTGCGGTGTTCTTCCAGGAGTCCATTCAAGAAGGTGTCAGTTTTGGAACTGATCTTCTTCAGCCTCTTCTCcagattttcaaaatcaaacagCCTCAGTAAGGGCATGAAATCGTTCTTGTTATTGGCGCCGGCAAGCTTCAGAAGCTCCGAAACCATGGCCCTGAACTGCCGGGCCTCTTCCACATCGGCCATGTCGCAGTCGTCGCCGTAGTACCTCTTTCCTGAGATCATCCTCATGATGTTGTTGAACGTCATGTCGTAGAACTTGGAAGTGAGTTCCACTTCGGCGAAGTCGCTGGACGCGTCCTCGGCGAGCTTCCGAATGAGTCTGTGCGTTTCGTCCCTTCGAATATCGGCGAAGGTGTTGATGCGGTGGGTGGAGAGGAGTT contains:
- the LOC114175001 gene encoding isoflavone 2'-hydroxylase-like gives rise to the protein MEIPFLSILSYSLLYLLLFFLFQLLLQARKFQNLPPGPPSLPIIGNLHHLKRPLHRTFKALSDNYGHVISLWFGSRLVVVVSSHSLFQHCFTKNDVALANRPRFLSGKYIFYNYTTLGSSPYGHHWRNLRRITALELLSTHRINTFADIRRDETHRLIRKLAEDASSDFAEVELTSKFYDMTFNNIMRMISGKRYYGDDCDMADVEEARQFRAMVSELLKLAGANNKNDFMPLLRLFDFENLEKRLKKISSKTDTFLNGLLEEHRSKKQSATTMVDHLLSLQESQPDYYTDQIIKGLALGMLVAGTDSSAVTLEWALSCVLKHPEVLQRARDELDTHVGQECLLEESDLSKLPYLKNIIFETLRLYTPAPLLLPHSSSEECIIGGFKVPRDSIVLINAWSIHRDPEVWREATSFKPERFENEGELEKLIAFGLGRRACPGGGLAMRALCLTLGLLIQCFDWKLVGDRELDMREESGFTLSRLIPLKAMCKARPLTNKLVDSFL